In Posidoniimonas polymericola, one genomic interval encodes:
- a CDS encoding STAS domain-containing protein encodes MPTLHRQGCVDVVTLDDRFSIENVDQALTPLNEALAAGIPQLVIDMRRVKFVDSAGLELLCKTHADCRRRGGELWVSAPSRLVRDVFGVTGLDARLQVADDVLTAAGEFTK; translated from the coding sequence ATGCCCACGCTCCACCGACAGGGCTGCGTCGACGTCGTGACGCTGGACGATCGGTTCAGCATCGAGAACGTCGACCAGGCGCTCACGCCGCTGAACGAGGCGCTCGCCGCGGGGATCCCGCAGCTGGTGATCGACATGCGCCGCGTCAAGTTTGTCGACAGCGCCGGCCTGGAGCTGCTCTGCAAGACGCACGCCGACTGCCGGCGCCGTGGCGGCGAGCTCTGGGTCTCCGCCCCCAGCCGGCTGGTCCGCGACGTGTTCGGCGTCACCGGGCTCGACGCCCGGCTCCAGGTGGCGGACGACGTCCTGACCGCGGCGGGAGAATTCACCAAGTGA